The following are encoded together in the Osmia lignaria lignaria isolate PbOS001 chromosome 13, iyOsmLign1, whole genome shotgun sequence genome:
- the LOC117602003 gene encoding interference hedgehog isoform X1, translating to MRPVSSLCGVVTALLHVLAGCAHGQRQELGMSFTRHPQPLEAPVGDDVNFECNLNLGADRFSWRHRPLGSDKWLPVVHTPSNSGKTSRHVVNFDNESKSGDYRCIAYYGSSGLASNPARLTLATLHKFSDKSDVVINVAAGNTVPITCPVPYSAPDAIVQFYKDNTIINNVMQRDDVIGSKTMVIENAKVSDSGLYHCAATNYISSQTYTSNHKTILNVHSNTSFQAPYFIKQPQTEYKVLKGKNVTLECFGAGYPVPHVTWSRLGSPLPPNSTKTSMGLTIVKVQPTDRGEYDCIWSSNGAHIKSVIILKVMEAPEVIRAPKASTFSEGGELELSCMVTGEPQPKVEWLINGESLTPSDNVEIKGSTLLISEVQKKHAGIVQCVASNEYGSHSGCNLLWVNPKQHIGMSESRPNYEISNSRHKHTKGGGRRRNKEGKRKGTAVLVPPNQPNVTRLSDVSVMVRWSVPENTGLPIQFFKVQYRELGQKMNGKQAKWMTANSEISKHVRSFEVTDLQPNHTYRFRIAAVYSNNDNKLSPNSARFHLNKNGEFESNKMPIPLLTNTEALGAQEVLLIWQNPDKSADIDGFYVYHRASSSAGDYVKTTVEGKESYNITISHLQPDTTYEFKVQSFSVDAASEFSQILRQKTKKAVNENNDRSEDNRGSNHGSNLTLDSRVRPAEDKNVNMYAIIGGVLGGTTLLGGLTAIAVVYKRTKHKQSRESSQSEGKPITNGRVMNGGVTDSKINITSNPLAGLDASEDIIQPKSGQQQSPMEMASFLNGQNNNSNNHNNSDTAGTTDVNASYTEPPLLQGSLPIEQPL from the exons ATGCGACCTGTGTCCTCCCTATGTGGCGTCGTCACGGCGCTCCTCCATGTTTTAGCTGGCTGTGCGCACG GTCAAAGGCAGGAGCTGGGTATGTCATTCACGAGACACCCTCAACCCTTAGAAGCACCGGTTGGCGATGACGTGAATTTTGAGTGCAATCTAAACCTTGGTGCGGATCGATTTTCATGGCGTCACAGGCCATTGGGGTCAGATAAATGGTTGCCTGTTGTCCATACACCTAGCAATAGTGGTAAAACTTCCAGACACGTGGTGAATTTTGATAACGAATCAAAATCAGGGGATTATCGTTGCATAGCGTATTATG GTTCGAGCGGTTTGGCTTCTAATCCAGCACGATTAACACTCGCAACGCTACACAAGTTCTCTGACAAgagtgatgttgttataaacGTTGCAGCAGGAAATACTGTACCTATTACATGCCCTGTGCCTTATTCAGCTCCGGATGCCATAGTTCAATTTTATAAAGACAATACGATAATAAATAATGTTATGCAAAGAGACGATGTAATTGGTAGTAAAACTATGGTTATTGAGAATGCTAAAGTGTCGGACAGTGGATTGTATCACTGTGCCGCTACCAATTATATAAGCAGTCAGACTTATACCAGCAATCATAAGACCATATTGAACGTGCATTCAAATACCAGCTTTCAAGCgccatattttattaaacagccACAAACGGAGTACAAAGTCTTGAAAGGGAAAAATGTGACTCTGGAGTGCTTTGGTGCTGGTTATCCGGTACCGCACGTAACTTGGAGCAGACTCGGTAGTCCACTGCCACCGAATTCCACTAAAACTTCGATGGGCTTAACGATAGTTAAGGTCCAACCAACGGACAGGGGAGAATACGACTGTATATGGAGTAGCAATGGTGCGCATATCAAGTCTGTGATCATATTAAAGGTAATGGAAGCACCGGAAGTGATTAGAGCGCCAAAGGCATCAACATTTTCCGAAGGCGGAGAATTGGAGTTGTCTTGCATGGTAACCGGTGAACCACAGCCAAAAGTTGAATGGTTGATTAACGGAGAATCTTTGACACCCAGCGATAACGTGGAGATCAAAGGTTCTACGCTGCTAATTTCTGAGGTTCAGAAGAAACACGCTGGTATTGTCCAATGTGTTGCGAGCAACGAGTATGGCTCTCATTCTGGTTGCAATTTGCTCTGGGTTAATCCCAAGCAACATATTGGTATGTCTGAATCGAGGCCAAACTATGAGATTTCTAATTCAAGGCACAAGCATACCAAAGGAGGAGGCAGAAGAAGGAACAAGGAAGGGAAACGAAAAGGCACTG caGTGTTAGTACCACCAAATCAACCGAACGTAACGAGGCTCTCGGACGTGTCCGTGATGGTTAGATGGTCTGTGCCTGAAAACACAGGGTTGCCAATACAGTTTTTCAAAGTTCAGTACAGGGAACTTGGACAAAAGATGAACGGCAAACAAGCGAAATGGATGACAGCAAATTCTGAGATATCGAAACACGTACGGTCTTTTGAGGTGACGGATCTGCAACCTAATCATACTTATCGGTTCAGAATCGCTGCAGTTTATTCGAATAACGATAACAAATTGAGCCCGAATTCGGCGCGttttcatttgaataaaaatggaGAATTCGAAAGCAATAAAATGCCTATACCTTTATTGACGAACACCGAGGCTTTAGGGGCACAGGAAGTACTGTTAATTTGGCAGAATCCGGATAAATCGGCCGACATTGATGGCTTTTACGTGTACCATCGAGCCTCGAGCTCGGCTGGAGATTACGTAAAAACGACAGTGGAAGGAAAGGAGTCTTATAACATAACTATTTCTCATTTGCAACCTGACACAACGTACGAATTTAAAGTGCAGAGTTTCTCGGTGGATGCTGCCTCGGAATTTTCACAAATTCTCCGACAAAAAACAAAGAAGGCTGTAAATGAAAACAATGATCGTAGCGAGGATAATCGTGGTAGTAATCACGGTAGTAATTTAACGCTAGATAGTCGAGTAAGGCCAGCAGAGGATAAAAACGTGAATATGTATGCGATTATCGGCGGAGTTCTTGGTGGGACCACTCTGCTGGGTGGCTTGACTGCAATAGCAGTGGTATATAAAAGAACTAAACATAAACAAAGTCGAGAATCCTCGCAAAGCGAAG gaAAACCGATAACAAACGGAAGAGTAATGAACGGCGGAGTTACTGACtccaaaataaatataacttcAAATCCACTCGCTGGTCTTGACGCGTCTGAAGATATAATACAGCCTAAG
- the LOC117602003 gene encoding interference hedgehog isoform X2 has product MRPVSSLCGVVTALLHVLAGCAHGQRQELGMSFTRHPQPLEAPVGDDVNFECNLNLGADRFSWRHRPLGSDKWLPVVHTPSNSGKTSRHVVNFDNESKSGDYRCIAYYGSSGLASNPARLTLATLHKFSDKSDVVINVAAGNTVPITCPVPYSAPDAIVQFYKDNTIINNVMQRDDVIGSKTMVIENAKVSDSGLYHCAATNYISSQTYTSNHKTILNVHSNTSFQAPYFIKQPQTEYKVLKGKNVTLECFGAGYPVPHVTWSRLGSPLPPNSTKTSMGLTIVKVQPTDRGEYDCIWSSNGAHIKSVIILKVMEAPEVIRAPKASTFSEGGELELSCMVTGEPQPKVEWLINGESLTPSDNVEIKGSTLLISEVQKKHAGIVQCVASNEYGSHSGCNLLWVNPKQHIGMSESRPNYEISNSRHKHTKGGGRRRNKEGKRKGTAVLVPPNQPNVTRLSDVSVMVRWSVPENTGLPIQFFKVQYRELGQKMNGKQAKWMTANSEISKHVRSFEVTDLQPNHTYRFRIAAVYSNNDNKLSPNSARFHLNKNGEFESNKMPIPLLTNTEALGAQEVLLIWQNPDKSADIDGFYVYHRASSSAGDYVKTTVEGKESYNITISHLQPDTTYEFKVQSFSVDAASEFSQILRQKTKKAVNENNDRSEDNRGSNHGSNLTLDSRVRPAEDKNVNMYAIIGGVLGGTTLLGGLTAIAVVYKRTKHKQSRESSQSEGKPITNGRVMNGGVTDSKINITSNPLAGLDASEDIIQPKTIRY; this is encoded by the exons ATGCGACCTGTGTCCTCCCTATGTGGCGTCGTCACGGCGCTCCTCCATGTTTTAGCTGGCTGTGCGCACG GTCAAAGGCAGGAGCTGGGTATGTCATTCACGAGACACCCTCAACCCTTAGAAGCACCGGTTGGCGATGACGTGAATTTTGAGTGCAATCTAAACCTTGGTGCGGATCGATTTTCATGGCGTCACAGGCCATTGGGGTCAGATAAATGGTTGCCTGTTGTCCATACACCTAGCAATAGTGGTAAAACTTCCAGACACGTGGTGAATTTTGATAACGAATCAAAATCAGGGGATTATCGTTGCATAGCGTATTATG GTTCGAGCGGTTTGGCTTCTAATCCAGCACGATTAACACTCGCAACGCTACACAAGTTCTCTGACAAgagtgatgttgttataaacGTTGCAGCAGGAAATACTGTACCTATTACATGCCCTGTGCCTTATTCAGCTCCGGATGCCATAGTTCAATTTTATAAAGACAATACGATAATAAATAATGTTATGCAAAGAGACGATGTAATTGGTAGTAAAACTATGGTTATTGAGAATGCTAAAGTGTCGGACAGTGGATTGTATCACTGTGCCGCTACCAATTATATAAGCAGTCAGACTTATACCAGCAATCATAAGACCATATTGAACGTGCATTCAAATACCAGCTTTCAAGCgccatattttattaaacagccACAAACGGAGTACAAAGTCTTGAAAGGGAAAAATGTGACTCTGGAGTGCTTTGGTGCTGGTTATCCGGTACCGCACGTAACTTGGAGCAGACTCGGTAGTCCACTGCCACCGAATTCCACTAAAACTTCGATGGGCTTAACGATAGTTAAGGTCCAACCAACGGACAGGGGAGAATACGACTGTATATGGAGTAGCAATGGTGCGCATATCAAGTCTGTGATCATATTAAAGGTAATGGAAGCACCGGAAGTGATTAGAGCGCCAAAGGCATCAACATTTTCCGAAGGCGGAGAATTGGAGTTGTCTTGCATGGTAACCGGTGAACCACAGCCAAAAGTTGAATGGTTGATTAACGGAGAATCTTTGACACCCAGCGATAACGTGGAGATCAAAGGTTCTACGCTGCTAATTTCTGAGGTTCAGAAGAAACACGCTGGTATTGTCCAATGTGTTGCGAGCAACGAGTATGGCTCTCATTCTGGTTGCAATTTGCTCTGGGTTAATCCCAAGCAACATATTGGTATGTCTGAATCGAGGCCAAACTATGAGATTTCTAATTCAAGGCACAAGCATACCAAAGGAGGAGGCAGAAGAAGGAACAAGGAAGGGAAACGAAAAGGCACTG caGTGTTAGTACCACCAAATCAACCGAACGTAACGAGGCTCTCGGACGTGTCCGTGATGGTTAGATGGTCTGTGCCTGAAAACACAGGGTTGCCAATACAGTTTTTCAAAGTTCAGTACAGGGAACTTGGACAAAAGATGAACGGCAAACAAGCGAAATGGATGACAGCAAATTCTGAGATATCGAAACACGTACGGTCTTTTGAGGTGACGGATCTGCAACCTAATCATACTTATCGGTTCAGAATCGCTGCAGTTTATTCGAATAACGATAACAAATTGAGCCCGAATTCGGCGCGttttcatttgaataaaaatggaGAATTCGAAAGCAATAAAATGCCTATACCTTTATTGACGAACACCGAGGCTTTAGGGGCACAGGAAGTACTGTTAATTTGGCAGAATCCGGATAAATCGGCCGACATTGATGGCTTTTACGTGTACCATCGAGCCTCGAGCTCGGCTGGAGATTACGTAAAAACGACAGTGGAAGGAAAGGAGTCTTATAACATAACTATTTCTCATTTGCAACCTGACACAACGTACGAATTTAAAGTGCAGAGTTTCTCGGTGGATGCTGCCTCGGAATTTTCACAAATTCTCCGACAAAAAACAAAGAAGGCTGTAAATGAAAACAATGATCGTAGCGAGGATAATCGTGGTAGTAATCACGGTAGTAATTTAACGCTAGATAGTCGAGTAAGGCCAGCAGAGGATAAAAACGTGAATATGTATGCGATTATCGGCGGAGTTCTTGGTGGGACCACTCTGCTGGGTGGCTTGACTGCAATAGCAGTGGTATATAAAAGAACTAAACATAAACAAAGTCGAGAATCCTCGCAAAGCGAAG gaAAACCGATAACAAACGGAAGAGTAATGAACGGCGGAGTTACTGACtccaaaataaatataacttcAAATCCACTCGCTGGTCTTGACGCGTCTGAAGATATAATACAGCCTAAG
- the LOC117602003 gene encoding interference hedgehog isoform X3 encodes MRPVSSLCGVVTALLHVLAGCAHGQRQELGMSFTRHPQPLEAPVGDDVNFECNLNLGADRFSWRHRPLGSDKWLPVVHTPSNSGKTSRHVVNFDNESKSGDYRCIAYYGSSGLASNPARLTLATLHKFSDKSDVVINVAAGNTVPITCPVPYSAPDAIVQFYKDNTIINNVMQRDDVIGSKTMVIENAKVSDSGLYHCAATNYISSQTYTSNHKTILNVHSNTSFQAPYFIKQPQTEYKVLKGKNVTLECFGAGYPVPHVTWSRLGSPLPPNSTKTSMGLTIVKVQPTDRGEYDCIWSSNGAHIKSVIILKVMEAPEVIRAPKASTFSEGGELELSCMVTGEPQPKVEWLINGESLTPSDNVEIKGSTLLISEVQKKHAGIVQCVASNEYGSHSGCNLLWVNPKQHIGMSESRPNYEISNSRHKHTKGGGRRRNKEGKRKGTAVLVPPNQPNVTRLSDVSVMVRWSVPENTGLPIQFFKVQYRELGQKMNGKQAKWMTANSEISKHVRSFEVTDLQPNHTYRFRIAAVYSNNDNKLSPNSARFHLNKNGEFESNKMPIPLLTNTEALGAQEVLLIWQNPDKSADIDGFYVYHRASSSAGDYVKTTVEGKESYNITISHLQPDTTYEFKVQSFSVDAASEFSQILRQKTKKAVNENNDRSEDNRGSNHGSNLTLDSRVRPAEDKNVNMYAIIGGVLGGTTLLGGLTAIAVVYKRTKHKQSRESSQSEGKPITNGRVMNGGVTDSKINITSNPLAGLDASEDIIQPKVGI; translated from the exons ATGCGACCTGTGTCCTCCCTATGTGGCGTCGTCACGGCGCTCCTCCATGTTTTAGCTGGCTGTGCGCACG GTCAAAGGCAGGAGCTGGGTATGTCATTCACGAGACACCCTCAACCCTTAGAAGCACCGGTTGGCGATGACGTGAATTTTGAGTGCAATCTAAACCTTGGTGCGGATCGATTTTCATGGCGTCACAGGCCATTGGGGTCAGATAAATGGTTGCCTGTTGTCCATACACCTAGCAATAGTGGTAAAACTTCCAGACACGTGGTGAATTTTGATAACGAATCAAAATCAGGGGATTATCGTTGCATAGCGTATTATG GTTCGAGCGGTTTGGCTTCTAATCCAGCACGATTAACACTCGCAACGCTACACAAGTTCTCTGACAAgagtgatgttgttataaacGTTGCAGCAGGAAATACTGTACCTATTACATGCCCTGTGCCTTATTCAGCTCCGGATGCCATAGTTCAATTTTATAAAGACAATACGATAATAAATAATGTTATGCAAAGAGACGATGTAATTGGTAGTAAAACTATGGTTATTGAGAATGCTAAAGTGTCGGACAGTGGATTGTATCACTGTGCCGCTACCAATTATATAAGCAGTCAGACTTATACCAGCAATCATAAGACCATATTGAACGTGCATTCAAATACCAGCTTTCAAGCgccatattttattaaacagccACAAACGGAGTACAAAGTCTTGAAAGGGAAAAATGTGACTCTGGAGTGCTTTGGTGCTGGTTATCCGGTACCGCACGTAACTTGGAGCAGACTCGGTAGTCCACTGCCACCGAATTCCACTAAAACTTCGATGGGCTTAACGATAGTTAAGGTCCAACCAACGGACAGGGGAGAATACGACTGTATATGGAGTAGCAATGGTGCGCATATCAAGTCTGTGATCATATTAAAGGTAATGGAAGCACCGGAAGTGATTAGAGCGCCAAAGGCATCAACATTTTCCGAAGGCGGAGAATTGGAGTTGTCTTGCATGGTAACCGGTGAACCACAGCCAAAAGTTGAATGGTTGATTAACGGAGAATCTTTGACACCCAGCGATAACGTGGAGATCAAAGGTTCTACGCTGCTAATTTCTGAGGTTCAGAAGAAACACGCTGGTATTGTCCAATGTGTTGCGAGCAACGAGTATGGCTCTCATTCTGGTTGCAATTTGCTCTGGGTTAATCCCAAGCAACATATTGGTATGTCTGAATCGAGGCCAAACTATGAGATTTCTAATTCAAGGCACAAGCATACCAAAGGAGGAGGCAGAAGAAGGAACAAGGAAGGGAAACGAAAAGGCACTG caGTGTTAGTACCACCAAATCAACCGAACGTAACGAGGCTCTCGGACGTGTCCGTGATGGTTAGATGGTCTGTGCCTGAAAACACAGGGTTGCCAATACAGTTTTTCAAAGTTCAGTACAGGGAACTTGGACAAAAGATGAACGGCAAACAAGCGAAATGGATGACAGCAAATTCTGAGATATCGAAACACGTACGGTCTTTTGAGGTGACGGATCTGCAACCTAATCATACTTATCGGTTCAGAATCGCTGCAGTTTATTCGAATAACGATAACAAATTGAGCCCGAATTCGGCGCGttttcatttgaataaaaatggaGAATTCGAAAGCAATAAAATGCCTATACCTTTATTGACGAACACCGAGGCTTTAGGGGCACAGGAAGTACTGTTAATTTGGCAGAATCCGGATAAATCGGCCGACATTGATGGCTTTTACGTGTACCATCGAGCCTCGAGCTCGGCTGGAGATTACGTAAAAACGACAGTGGAAGGAAAGGAGTCTTATAACATAACTATTTCTCATTTGCAACCTGACACAACGTACGAATTTAAAGTGCAGAGTTTCTCGGTGGATGCTGCCTCGGAATTTTCACAAATTCTCCGACAAAAAACAAAGAAGGCTGTAAATGAAAACAATGATCGTAGCGAGGATAATCGTGGTAGTAATCACGGTAGTAATTTAACGCTAGATAGTCGAGTAAGGCCAGCAGAGGATAAAAACGTGAATATGTATGCGATTATCGGCGGAGTTCTTGGTGGGACCACTCTGCTGGGTGGCTTGACTGCAATAGCAGTGGTATATAAAAGAACTAAACATAAACAAAGTCGAGAATCCTCGCAAAGCGAAG gaAAACCGATAACAAACGGAAGAGTAATGAACGGCGGAGTTACTGACtccaaaataaatataacttcAAATCCACTCGCTGGTCTTGACGCGTCTGAAGATATAATACAGCCTAAGGTCGGTATTT